A genome region from Deinococcus detaillensis includes the following:
- a CDS encoding cysteine peptidase family C39 domain-containing protein, with protein MKTILQVDRTDCGPTCLAMILQHWGRQEPLYHLRELAGTTQGGTNLLGFKNAALALGIEASAYSGDLEALGQIDLPAILHWEHNHYVVLFKLSERFAWLADPA; from the coding sequence GTGAAAACCATATTGCAAGTTGATAGAACCGATTGCGGGCCGACCTGTCTGGCGATGATTCTTCAGCACTGGGGCCGCCAAGAGCCGCTTTACCATCTGCGCGAGTTGGCGGGTACCACGCAGGGCGGGACCAACCTGCTGGGCTTCAAAAACGCCGCGCTGGCGCTGGGCATCGAAGCCTCGGCTTACAGCGGCGACCTCGAAGCGCTGGGGCAAATTGATCTGCCCGCCATTTTGCACTGGGAACACAACCATTACGTGGTGCTGTTTAAGCTGAGCGAGCGCTTTGCTTGGTTGGCCGATCCGGCGTAG
- a CDS encoding hemolysin family protein translates to MNDWFGVGILFLLVLLNGFFVAVEYALVSVRHTRIDQLAEAGSGAARTVQRVLAHLDQYIAAVQLGVSMMSLLIGFIAEPAIEHLSHPLFTAIGVPDAWLTPFSFGLAFILSTTLHIVFGELVPKSAALQRSERFAMLLAPPLVAFTAVFKPVIFVLNAFGRGVLRLFGFQPVAGHHTSYSEEEIRMIVSASSREGVLEEDERELVYNVFDLSDTVVRSVLTPRGDMVVADGSAPIRRLLELSTEHGYSRVPVYQDTPDNIVGVAHTSDVLQHLEELDQMTVAQLMRPTFYVPESMSIKDLLTKMRQRKSHLAIVVDEFGGTSGLVTLEDALEEIVGEIYDETDEEEVSPVVEISEGVYMMDASLTVDQAEAFLGDALEDEEGEFETLAGFVTNHFGDIPEIGAEFVHEGWTFRVEEADERRVSKVLVSKFIESGDEEPSKPEESHESAPKSDASPTQKAASQ, encoded by the coding sequence ATGAACGATTGGTTTGGGGTTGGAATCCTCTTTTTGTTGGTGCTGCTCAACGGCTTTTTTGTGGCGGTGGAATACGCTTTGGTCAGCGTCCGCCACACCCGCATCGACCAACTCGCCGAAGCCGGTTCGGGAGCGGCCCGCACCGTGCAGCGGGTACTGGCCCATCTCGATCAGTACATCGCGGCTGTGCAGCTCGGCGTCAGCATGATGAGTCTGCTGATCGGCTTTATCGCCGAACCGGCCATCGAACACCTCTCGCACCCGCTGTTTACCGCCATCGGCGTGCCAGACGCCTGGCTGACGCCGTTTTCGTTCGGGCTGGCTTTTATCTTGTCCACCACCCTGCACATCGTCTTCGGCGAACTGGTGCCCAAGTCGGCGGCCTTGCAGCGCAGCGAGCGCTTTGCCATGCTGCTTGCTCCACCGCTGGTGGCCTTTACCGCTGTGTTCAAGCCGGTGATTTTCGTGCTGAACGCTTTCGGGCGTGGGGTGCTGCGGCTGTTCGGCTTCCAACCGGTGGCCGGGCACCACACCAGTTATTCGGAAGAAGAAATCCGCATGATCGTCTCGGCCAGCTCCAGAGAAGGCGTGCTGGAAGAAGACGAGCGCGAACTGGTCTACAACGTCTTTGATCTGTCGGACACGGTGGTTCGCAGCGTGCTGACGCCGCGCGGCGATATGGTGGTGGCCGACGGCTCCGCTCCGATTCGGCGGCTGCTCGAACTCAGCACCGAGCACGGCTACTCGCGGGTGCCGGTTTACCAAGACACTCCCGACAACATCGTGGGCGTGGCGCACACCAGCGACGTGCTCCAGCACCTCGAAGAACTCGATCAGATGACGGTGGCCCAGCTGATGCGCCCCACCTTTTACGTGCCTGAAAGCATGAGCATCAAAGACCTCCTGACCAAGATGCGCCAGCGCAAATCCCACCTCGCCATCGTGGTGGACGAGTTCGGCGGCACCTCAGGACTGGTCACGCTGGAAGACGCCCTAGAAGAAATTGTCGGCGAAATCTATGACGAAACCGACGAGGAAGAAGTATCACCCGTGGTCGAAATCTCTGAAGGCGTGTATATGATGGACGCCTCGTTGACGGTAGACCAAGCTGAAGCCTTCCTCGGCGACGCCCTCGAGGACGAAGAAGGCGAGTTTGAAACGCTGGCGGGCTTTGTGACCAACCACTTCGGCGATATTCCCGAAATTGGAGCGGAGTTCGTTCACGAAGGCTGGACATTCCGCGTAGAAGAAGCCGACGAGCGCCGCGTGTCTAAAGTTTTGGTGTCCAAATTTATAGAAAGCGGCGATGAGGAACCGAGCAAACCGGAGGAAAGTCATGAGTCAGCCCCCAAGTCAGACGCCAGTCCAACCCAAAAAGCCGCTTCCCAATAA
- a CDS encoding N-acetylmuramoyl-L-alanine amidase — protein MTRFVLSLFLAMCGCFSAAAPRIGSHDGYTRLVFELPAKTSLPTSGQLSGQTYTVQLSRALPSESGVVSAPGLSRWTIQGQRITLNLRGGGVPKLSALPAASGQAARLVIDVPISAKTFADKKVTRPTSLNSPVTVVIDPGHGGVFPGMSSQWVVEKNITMDVALRVRSKLEARGVKVILTRSGDTQISTNLATDLDARSRLANNGKVGAFISIHVNAGGSGAQGIETYYFGAPMAGSSRSLAVEENGGGSLGLELTKRASTTAQNLLGDLVAQAKLTFSRDLAAKVQQNLVQATGAVNRGVRSDTFVVILHPTTPAILTEIGFGSSPTEGPKLASAAYRDQIAGAIAGAIASYLHVP, from the coding sequence GTGACGCGTTTCGTATTGAGTTTGTTTCTGGCCATGTGTGGTTGTTTCAGCGCGGCGGCTCCCCGAATTGGCAGCCATGACGGCTACACCCGCCTGGTGTTTGAGCTGCCTGCCAAGACCAGCTTGCCAACCAGCGGCCAGCTTAGCGGCCAAACCTACACCGTGCAGCTCAGCCGCGCTCTGCCCAGCGAGTCGGGCGTGGTGAGTGCGCCGGGGCTAAGCCGCTGGACCATTCAAGGCCAGCGCATCACCCTGAATCTGCGCGGCGGCGGAGTACCCAAGCTCTCGGCGCTGCCTGCCGCTTCTGGGCAAGCCGCCCGCCTCGTCATTGACGTGCCGATCAGTGCCAAGACCTTTGCCGATAAAAAAGTCACCCGTCCCACGTCTCTTAATTCGCCGGTCACGGTGGTGATTGATCCGGGTCACGGCGGGGTCTTTCCGGGGATGTCGAGTCAGTGGGTCGTCGAAAAAAACATCACGATGGACGTGGCCCTGCGGGTACGCAGCAAGTTGGAAGCGCGGGGCGTCAAGGTCATCTTGACCCGCAGCGGCGATACCCAGATCAGCACCAATCTCGCTACCGATCTCGACGCCCGCTCGCGACTGGCCAACAATGGCAAAGTGGGAGCGTTTATCAGCATTCATGTCAACGCGGGCGGTTCCGGCGCTCAGGGCATAGAAACGTATTACTTCGGTGCGCCGATGGCGGGCAGCAGCCGCAGCTTGGCCGTGGAAGAAAACGGCGGCGGCAGTTTGGGTCTGGAGCTGACCAAGCGGGCCAGCACTACCGCCCAAAATCTGCTGGGCGACCTCGTGGCGCAGGCCAAGCTGACTTTCTCGCGGGACTTGGCCGCCAAAGTGCAGCAAAATCTGGTGCAGGCCACTGGAGCCGTCAACCGGGGCGTGCGTTCGGACACCTTCGTGGTGATCTTGCACCCCACCACCCCCGCCATCCTGACTGAAATCGGCTTTGGCAGTAGCCCCACCGAAGGCCCCAAACTTGCCTCAGCCGCTTACCGCGACCAGATTGCCGGAGCGATTGCTGGCGCGATTGCGTCATATCTGCACGTGCCTTAA
- a CDS encoding DUF11 domain-containing protein has translation MNRFKHLALLVGLAMGSALAAGTAPGTNIINTASATYTDPDAATQTTSSNTVTTTVQPKGGFSITLDQTSQTAPSIGNDTSIDSTLKLTGSAGQKVIYTYTVANDGNYDDTYNLTTTLAAGATVAGLSASDYSFTSDVAGTTPITSVTVAAGVSKTFYMVVTVPVGAINGQVAYADPVGTATVTSVPKVGGGTFTVPLAGESNNNFQYNKLTVNPSALVAATKTVTKYYTSYTSSSVNTPQTLASGYKPKIGDYIEYSIAAINSSTTNAAGNVVVTDVLPSGTTYTAASFTTGTGTVVNASNTLTITPTSGLIAKSSGIAITVVAQITALKDISATPDGINDPVVNSATVAYKDPSLPATSTNASSDPTNVAGVGVGPLAFATGTASGTITTTESAPNAPGLTVTRSGTGIANDGSGAPGDDTSTIASAVVNANGTTTDIVFPGTVRNIGTATDTFILSSTFTSNNIGGTPTVAYYSDAAATIPITGPISLMPGAFANYYVKVTLPAATPTYTGTALNPAVGLTVTATSTNNAGVSDVTKDALTSTDRRSTLVGNNDNTKAQVIDNNGAPDLTKLVKNVTPNGSAQTVSYPVDLVNTGATSDTVTLSGTVLIPTVTTPGGVSTTVQYYTTTDGVTPGTLITSTTVPAGTEQTILAVVTVPANAVPTTGTTGLALNQTFTSTQNGTVNFNPDTTDTGTFTKGDLLTIGTNNSFTFTADNFSRITAVGSVIYAHTLTNTSANTTITGGSFGVALDTNRTSTANFTGSGLSDTGSSLDSGTQTDFVLTYSSTIGGTYTSSLPAISTLAPGASQTVYVKVVNTKDNNVSAVNDVVFQAAPIFNLGTNPAAQYVEDVTLVRVNGLAGTPTDPSTPADYALKPLKSVKTCADADCTVVNDASGLTAKPGNYLQYTIVTKNNRLSAADLKNVFVLDIVPSNTTFTRLSATSDQTGTILYSTDGGLSWLATAPTSVATTVFRIGLNTNGDAVIDGSDVLNTGKTITVIFTVKVN, from the coding sequence ATGAACCGATTCAAGCACCTTGCCCTACTCGTCGGCCTCGCCATGGGGTCGGCCCTTGCCGCTGGTACTGCGCCCGGCACCAACATCATCAACACCGCGTCGGCCACCTATACCGACCCCGATGCCGCAACCCAGACCACCAGCTCCAACACGGTCACGACCACGGTGCAGCCCAAGGGCGGCTTCTCGATCACGCTCGACCAGACTTCACAGACCGCTCCAAGCATTGGCAATGACACCAGCATTGATAGCACCCTCAAGCTCACCGGGTCGGCTGGACAGAAGGTCATCTACACCTACACCGTTGCCAACGATGGTAACTACGACGATACCTATAACCTGACGACCACGCTGGCCGCTGGCGCTACCGTAGCTGGCCTGAGCGCCAGCGACTACAGCTTCACCTCGGATGTGGCTGGCACTACCCCCATCACCAGCGTTACGGTGGCGGCGGGCGTGTCCAAGACCTTCTACATGGTCGTGACGGTGCCGGTCGGTGCCATCAACGGTCAGGTCGCCTACGCCGATCCGGTCGGTACGGCCACCGTGACCAGCGTGCCCAAAGTCGGCGGCGGAACCTTTACAGTGCCGCTGGCGGGTGAATCGAACAACAACTTCCAGTACAACAAGCTGACCGTCAATCCCAGTGCCTTGGTGGCTGCCACCAAAACGGTGACCAAATACTACACGTCCTACACGTCGTCGAGCGTCAACACTCCCCAGACCCTGGCTTCAGGGTACAAGCCCAAGATCGGTGACTACATCGAGTACTCGATCGCCGCTATCAACTCCTCGACCACCAACGCTGCGGGCAATGTCGTGGTGACGGACGTGCTGCCGAGTGGAACCACCTACACCGCTGCCAGCTTCACCACCGGAACCGGTACAGTGGTCAACGCCAGCAACACCCTGACCATCACCCCGACCAGCGGCCTCATCGCCAAGTCATCGGGCATCGCCATCACGGTGGTGGCGCAAATCACGGCGCTGAAAGATATCTCTGCCACTCCCGACGGCATCAACGATCCGGTGGTCAACAGCGCGACCGTCGCCTACAAAGACCCCTCGTTGCCTGCGACCAGCACCAACGCTTCCTCTGACCCCACCAACGTGGCTGGCGTGGGTGTCGGTCCCCTGGCATTTGCCACTGGCACGGCGTCAGGCACGATTACCACCACCGAGTCAGCTCCCAACGCTCCTGGCCTGACCGTCACCCGCTCCGGCACCGGCATCGCCAACGACGGCAGCGGCGCTCCTGGCGACGACACCTCGACAATTGCCAGTGCCGTGGTGAATGCCAACGGCACCACCACCGACATCGTCTTCCCCGGCACGGTCAGGAACATCGGTACGGCGACCGATACCTTCATCCTCTCGAGCACCTTCACCAGCAACAACATCGGCGGCACCCCCACCGTCGCCTACTACAGCGATGCGGCGGCCACCATCCCCATCACCGGACCCATCAGCCTGATGCCTGGTGCATTCGCCAACTACTACGTCAAGGTGACGCTGCCCGCCGCGACCCCCACGTATACCGGCACCGCCCTCAACCCCGCCGTGGGCCTGACCGTCACGGCGACCTCGACCAACAATGCCGGTGTCAGCGACGTGACCAAAGACGCGCTGACCTCCACCGATCGCCGCTCCACTCTGGTGGGCAACAACGACAACACCAAAGCGCAGGTCATCGACAACAACGGTGCGCCTGACCTGACCAAGCTGGTCAAGAACGTCACGCCCAACGGCTCGGCCCAGACCGTCAGCTACCCGGTTGACCTGGTCAACACTGGCGCGACCAGCGACACCGTGACCCTGTCAGGCACCGTCCTCATCCCCACTGTCACCACCCCCGGCGGCGTGAGCACCACCGTTCAGTACTACACCACCACCGACGGCGTGACGCCGGGAACGCTGATCACGTCGACCACTGTGCCTGCTGGCACGGAGCAGACCATCCTGGCCGTGGTGACGGTGCCTGCCAATGCCGTGCCGACCACCGGCACCACCGGCCTGGCGCTCAATCAGACCTTCACCTCGACCCAGAACGGGACCGTCAACTTCAACCCCGATACCACCGACACCGGCACCTTCACCAAGGGCGACCTGCTGACCATCGGTACCAACAACAGCTTCACCTTCACAGCAGACAACTTCTCGCGCATCACGGCCGTCGGCTCGGTGATCTACGCCCACACCCTGACCAACACCAGTGCCAACACCACCATCACCGGCGGCAGCTTCGGCGTGGCGCTCGACACCAACCGCACGTCCACCGCCAACTTCACTGGTTCGGGCCTCAGCGACACCGGCTCCTCGCTCGACAGCGGCACCCAGACCGACTTCGTGCTCACCTATTCGTCGACGATTGGCGGCACCTACACCAGCAGCCTTCCGGCCATCTCGACCCTCGCACCGGGTGCCAGCCAGACCGTGTACGTCAAGGTGGTCAACACCAAAGATAACAACGTCAGCGCGGTCAACGACGTGGTGTTCCAGGCAGCCCCGATCTTCAATCTGGGAACGAATCCGGCGGCCCAGTACGTCGAGGACGTGACGCTGGTCAGGGTGAATGGACTTGCTGGCACGCCCACCGACCCCTCCACGCCTGCCGACTATGCCCTCAAGCCGCTCAAGTCGGTCAAGACCTGCGCCGACGCAGATTGCACCGTTGTCAACGATGCTTCCGGCCTCACGGCTAAGCCTGGCAACTACCTCCAGTACACCATCGTCACCAAGAACAACCGCCTGAGCGCCGCTGACCTGAAAAACGTCTTCGTGCTTGACATTGTGCCGTCCAACACCACTTTCACCCGCCTGAGCGCCACCTCGGATCAGACCGGCACCATCCTCTACTCCACAGACGGAGGCCTTTCGTGGCTCGCCACGGCCCCCACGAGTGTGGCCACTACCGTGTTCCGGATCGGCCTCAACACCAACGGCGACGCCGTTATTGACGGCAGTGATGTGCTCAATACGGGCAAGACCATCACCGTTATTTTCACGGTCAAAGTGAACTAA
- a CDS encoding CAP domain-containing protein, giving the protein MTSTHLWRSAAFLGLALSLAACSTLPTPRTPSSQAGGSQANLPQASSQLTLSPSKVQTLGLGSSSTLVVGQTQTFTVYVGGKPAAPGQLMWTTTNAGVVSVTQGGGTITATGAGSATVRAALTASPSAFLDFPVTVNAVGAPTPTPPPTTSAYAQRVLQLTNAARSTARTCGSVSLPAVPALSISAQLTASAQGHASDMAALNYFSHTSQDGRTFDQRVSNASYLWSSVGENIAAGQPTPEAVVSGWLASPGHCTNLMNARFTQIGVGYAQGGSYGSYWVQDFGRPR; this is encoded by the coding sequence ATGACTTCAACCCACCTCTGGCGCTCGGCGGCTTTTCTTGGTTTGGCTCTCAGCTTGGCCGCCTGCAGCACGCTTCCGACTCCCCGTACTCCGAGTTCTCAAGCAGGTGGGTCTCAAGCCAATCTGCCTCAAGCCAGTAGTCAGTTGACGCTCAGTCCCAGCAAAGTGCAGACGTTGGGCTTGGGGAGCAGCAGCACGCTGGTGGTGGGCCAAACCCAGACCTTCACGGTGTACGTGGGTGGTAAGCCCGCTGCCCCTGGCCAACTCATGTGGACGACCACCAACGCGGGCGTGGTGAGCGTCACGCAGGGCGGCGGCACCATCACGGCCACCGGCGCGGGCAGCGCCACCGTGCGGGCCGCCCTCACCGCTTCCCCCAGCGCTTTTCTCGATTTTCCGGTGACGGTCAACGCGGTTGGTGCCCCGACGCCCACTCCGCCCCCCACGACCAGCGCTTATGCCCAGCGGGTCTTGCAACTGACCAACGCCGCCCGCTCCACGGCGAGGACTTGCGGCAGCGTGAGTCTGCCCGCCGTACCCGCCCTGAGCATCAGCGCCCAGCTCACTGCCTCCGCGCAGGGCCACGCTAGTGACATGGCCGCGCTGAATTATTTCAGCCACACCAGCCAAGACGGGCGCACCTTTGATCAGCGCGTCAGCAACGCCAGCTACCTTTGGAGCAGCGTCGGTGAAAATATCGCCGCTGGGCAGCCAACACCCGAAGCGGTGGTGTCGGGTTGGCTGGCCTCGCCCGGCCACTGCACCAACTTGATGAACGCCCGATTCACCCAAATCGGTGTGGGCTACGCTCAGGGCGGCAGCTACGGCTCGTATTGGGTGCAGGATTTCGGCAGACCACGCTGA
- a CDS encoding ABC transporter transmembrane domain-containing protein, whose amino-acid sequence MMVFRPSPSFQRGVFIGKRGLRGLFAHLQHFRGTQGVLMEVTVATLLLGLLSLVAPLLSQVVFDRVLTFREVQLLPYLLGAIFGLAALQAGFGALRSYLSNHLAMSLNYRLQIGYLDHLLRLPLKIHETRLVGDFLQRFSDLDHVREVLTSFMVGVPTSVVTLIVSAGMLFFYNVQLALVASVALILDVAYLLLVAPKLRETSRKMMKKAGELDSFMIGNLEGISALKAYRA is encoded by the coding sequence ATGATGGTGTTCCGGCCCAGCCCCAGCTTTCAGCGCGGTGTTTTCATCGGCAAGCGCGGCCTGCGCGGCTTGTTTGCCCACTTGCAGCACTTCAGAGGCACGCAGGGCGTCCTAATGGAAGTCACGGTGGCGACTTTGCTGCTGGGCCTGCTCAGCTTGGTCGCGCCGCTGCTCTCACAAGTGGTGTTTGACCGGGTACTGACCTTCCGCGAAGTGCAACTCCTGCCCTACTTGCTGGGCGCAATCTTTGGCCTAGCCGCCCTGCAAGCCGGATTCGGGGCGCTGCGCTCGTACTTGTCCAACCACCTGGCCATGAGCCTGAATTACCGCCTGCAAATCGGCTACCTCGACCACTTGCTGCGCTTACCGCTCAAAATTCACGAAACGCGCCTCGTCGGCGACTTTTTGCAGCGTTTCAGCGACCTCGATCACGTCCGCGAGGTGCTGACCAGCTTTATGGTGGGCGTGCCGACCTCGGTCGTGACCTTGATCGTCAGCGCCGGAATGCTGTTTTTCTACAACGTTCAGTTGGCTTTGGTCGCTTCGGTGGCGCTGATTCTCGACGTGGCGTACTTGCTGCTGGTGGCTCCCAAGTTGCGCGAAACCAGCCGCAAGATGATGAAAAAAGCTGGCGAACTCGACAGCTTCATGATCGGCAACCTCGAAGGCATCTCGGCGCTCAAGGCTTACCGCGCCTAG
- the cdd gene encoding cytidine deaminase, producing MSQPPSQTPVQPKKPLPNKEQPREQPDAELLSAAKAAFTNAYAPYSHFKVGAAMRTSGGQIYAGANVENASYGLSRCAEQSAVQAMASAGERGFDELVVYSDASPPASPCGACRQILFEFSPKAQVFCVNAQGDVLAYTVADFLPHAFELERS from the coding sequence ATGAGTCAGCCCCCAAGTCAGACGCCAGTCCAACCCAAAAAGCCGCTTCCCAATAAGGAGCAACCCCGTGAACAGCCCGATGCTGAGCTGCTCAGCGCCGCTAAAGCCGCCTTCACAAACGCCTACGCGCCTTACAGTCACTTCAAGGTGGGCGCGGCCATGCGGACTTCCGGCGGGCAAATCTACGCTGGAGCCAATGTCGAAAACGCCAGCTACGGCCTGAGCCGCTGCGCCGAGCAGTCGGCTGTTCAGGCGATGGCCAGCGCGGGTGAGCGCGGCTTTGACGAGTTGGTGGTGTACTCCGACGCCTCGCCGCCGGCCAGCCCGTGCGGCGCTTGCCGCCAGATTTTGTTCGAGTTCAGCCCGAAGGCGCAGGTCTTTTGCGTCAACGCTCAGGGTGACGTGCTGGCCTACACCGTGGCCGACTTTTTGCCACACGCTTTTGAGCTGGAACGCAGTTAA
- the ybeY gene encoding rRNA maturation RNase YbeY, producing the protein MIDLIVHKKPPAGLRPALRSSLTATMRHFEVEDKEVTVVLVSDTAIRALKLEHWGEDTATDVLSFPTYEPGDPFVPPHLGDIIISLDTAQRQAEARGHSLTYEVALLASHGLTHLVGFDHPHAEGLGFEEGAQGAEWQVFHAAWDAARAGLTSQAQSQPPAPPPTAP; encoded by the coding sequence GTGATTGACCTGATCGTCCACAAGAAGCCGCCTGCGGGCCTGCGTCCGGCGCTGCGCTCGTCTCTCACGGCCACCATGCGCCACTTTGAAGTGGAGGACAAAGAAGTGACAGTGGTGCTGGTTTCGGACACGGCGATTCGGGCGCTCAAACTCGAACATTGGGGCGAGGACACGGCCACCGACGTGCTGAGCTTTCCGACTTACGAGCCGGGCGACCCGTTCGTGCCGCCGCATTTGGGCGACATCATCATCAGTTTGGATACCGCCCAGCGCCAAGCCGAGGCACGCGGCCACAGCCTGACCTACGAGGTGGCTTTGCTGGCCAGTCACGGCCTGACCCACTTGGTCGGCTTCGACCACCCGCATGCCGAGGGACTGGGCTTCGAGGAAGGAGCGCAGGGAGCAGAGTGGCAAGTGTTCCACGCGGCTTGGGACGCCGCACGCGCTGGCCTGACCAGTCAAGCTCAATCGCAGCCACCTGCTCCCCCTCCAACTGCGCCGTGA
- a CDS encoding diacylglycerol kinase: MKPPPAASTSALSWRRWQRSAGFAWAGLRHTWQTQANFRVEVVLGSLAATLCWALRVSPAPVLLCCALVLSLELVNTALEALTDLISPEHHPAAKIAKDAAAGAVLLASIISVVVGLAVFVPPLWRVFSPFVLSLPR, from the coding sequence GTGAAGCCCCCGCCTGCCGCTTCCACTTCGGCGCTGAGTTGGCGGCGCTGGCAGCGTTCGGCGGGCTTTGCTTGGGCTGGCCTGCGCCACACTTGGCAAACCCAGGCCAACTTCAGGGTTGAAGTGGTGCTGGGGAGCTTGGCCGCGACGCTGTGCTGGGCGCTGCGCGTCTCCCCCGCTCCGGTGCTGCTGTGCTGCGCCCTAGTGCTGAGCTTAGAGCTCGTCAACACTGCTCTGGAAGCCCTCACTGATCTGATCAGCCCCGAACACCACCCCGCCGCCAAGATCGCCAAAGACGCGGCGGCGGGCGCGGTGCTGCTGGCGAGCATCATCAGCGTGGTGGTGGGCCTAGCTGTTTTTGTGCCGCCACTTTGGCGCGTCTTCTCGCCCTTTGTCTTGTCACTGCCGCGTTGA
- a CDS encoding vWA domain-containing protein, with translation MTIHARVTRYSKFESELDNVDSGELMQMIQEALLGQGMNDPYDPDPNARPSMDDLFDAILNALAERNLIPEDMLAEAMQGEGEIQKSRLGQQIQKMMDKLQQDGFIRKEFDEDGQGGGAGESGESKFQLTDKSIDFLGYKSLRDLMGGMGRSSAGAHDTRDYSSGIDMMGELKSYEFGDTLNLDTTATLSNVIAKGLENAEQEDLIVRQSEYSSSAATVVLLDCSHSMILYGEDRFTPAKQVALALAHLIRTQYPGDTLKFVLFHDSAEEVPLAKLAQAQIGPYHTNTAGGLRLAQQLLKRENKDMKQIVMITDGKPSALTLPDGRIYKNAYGLDPYVLGATLREVANCRRSGIQVNTFMLARDPDLVSFVRRVSEMTRGKAYFTTPTNIGQYVLMDYMSNKTKVVN, from the coding sequence ATGACCATTCACGCCCGCGTGACCCGCTACAGCAAATTTGAAAGTGAACTCGACAATGTCGACAGCGGCGAGCTGATGCAGATGATTCAAGAAGCGCTTTTGGGACAGGGCATGAACGATCCCTACGACCCTGATCCCAACGCCCGCCCCAGCATGGACGATTTGTTTGACGCCATTCTCAACGCGCTGGCCGAGCGCAACCTGATTCCCGAAGACATGCTGGCCGAAGCCATGCAGGGCGAGGGTGAAATTCAGAAATCGAGACTGGGCCAGCAGATTCAGAAGATGATGGACAAACTCCAGCAAGACGGCTTTATTCGCAAGGAATTTGACGAAGACGGTCAGGGCGGCGGCGCGGGCGAAAGCGGCGAGAGCAAGTTTCAGCTTACCGACAAGAGCATCGACTTTCTGGGCTACAAGTCCTTGCGCGACTTGATGGGCGGAATGGGCCGCAGCAGCGCCGGAGCGCACGACACCCGCGACTACTCGTCGGGCATCGACATGATGGGCGAACTCAAGAGTTACGAGTTCGGCGACACCCTCAACCTCGATACCACCGCCACCCTCAGCAACGTGATTGCCAAGGGCCTAGAAAACGCCGAGCAAGAAGACTTGATCGTGCGCCAAAGCGAGTACAGTTCCTCGGCGGCCACCGTCGTCTTGCTCGACTGCTCGCACAGCATGATCCTCTACGGCGAAGACCGCTTCACACCGGCCAAGCAAGTCGCTTTGGCGCTGGCCCACCTGATCCGCACCCAGTACCCCGGCGACACCCTCAAGTTCGTGTTGTTTCACGACAGCGCCGAGGAAGTGCCGCTGGCCAAACTCGCTCAGGCCCAGATCGGGCCGTATCACACCAACACGGCGGGCGGGCTGCGGCTGGCCCAGCAACTGCTCAAGCGTGAAAACAAAGACATGAAGCAGATCGTGATGATTACCGACGGCAAACCCAGTGCGCTGACCCTGCCCGACGGACGCATCTATAAAAACGCTTACGGCCTTGACCCCTACGTGCTGGGCGCGACTCTGCGCGAGGTGGCCAACTGCCGCCGCAGCGGGATTCAGGTCAACACCTTTATGCTGGCCCGCGACCCCGATCTGGTCAGCTTCGTGCGGCGGGTCTCGGAAATGACGCGCGGCAAGGCCTACTTCACCACCCCGACCAACATCGGCCAGTACGTGCTAATGGATTACATGAGCAACAAAACCAAAGTGGTCAACTGA